A part of Streptomyces sp. DSM 40750 genomic DNA contains:
- a CDS encoding HAD family acid phosphatase encodes MTASGVGRRITTVAAVAVLGLGASVTAAVPAAAAPSEAAVSATAAAEVGYATWQADVKAVIDTATPYIQQRTANASGQRLAVVFDIDNTTLETHYTPWYQLPTPAMKSSLALAKYAKSRGVDVFFVTARPGIIKSVTEWNLKSVGYPVDGLYVRDLPDLFDEVSAYKTASRADIESDGYTIIANVGNNTTDLVGGHAERTFKLPDYDGLLD; translated from the coding sequence ATGACAGCAAGCGGTGTGGGACGCCGCATCACGACGGTCGCCGCGGTGGCCGTACTGGGCCTGGGCGCTTCGGTGACCGCCGCGGTGCCGGCCGCCGCGGCCCCGAGCGAGGCCGCGGTCAGCGCGACCGCTGCCGCCGAAGTGGGCTACGCGACCTGGCAGGCGGACGTGAAGGCCGTCATCGACACGGCCACCCCGTACATACAGCAGCGCACCGCGAACGCCTCGGGGCAGCGGCTCGCCGTCGTCTTCGACATCGACAACACGACGCTGGAGACGCACTACACCCCCTGGTATCAGCTGCCCACCCCGGCCATGAAGTCCTCCCTGGCCCTGGCCAAGTACGCCAAGTCCCGCGGGGTCGACGTCTTCTTCGTCACCGCCCGCCCGGGCATCATCAAGAGCGTCACCGAGTGGAACCTGAAGAGCGTCGGCTACCCCGTCGACGGCCTCTACGTCCGCGACCTGCCCGACCTGTTCGACGAGGTCTCCGCCTACAAGACCGCGTCGCGCGCCGACATCGAGTCGGACGGTTACACGATCATCGCGAACGTCGGCAACAACACCACCGACCTCGTCGGCGGTCACGCCGAGCGCACCTTCAAGCTGCCCGACTACGACGGTCTGCTCGACTGA
- a CDS encoding PPOX class F420-dependent oxidoreductase produces the protein MADDTSLDALGAGKYLLITTYRKNGTAVPTPVWVVRDGDALGIWTVSDSWKVKRIRNRADVLVGPCDLRGNPTGDSVPARAEILDAAGSAAYRRLIARKYGVLGRLTLLGSRLRRGADGTVGIRVTLTP, from the coding sequence ATGGCCGACGACACCTCGCTCGACGCGCTCGGCGCGGGCAAATACCTGCTGATCACCACCTACCGCAAGAACGGCACCGCCGTCCCGACGCCGGTCTGGGTGGTGCGGGACGGGGACGCGCTCGGCATCTGGACGGTCTCGGACTCCTGGAAGGTCAAGCGCATCCGGAACCGCGCCGACGTCCTCGTCGGCCCCTGCGACCTGCGCGGCAACCCCACCGGTGACTCCGTTCCCGCCCGCGCCGAGATCCTCGACGCCGCCGGCTCCGCCGCCTACCGCCGGCTCATCGCCCGCAAGTACGGCGTGCTCGGCCGCCTCACCCTCCTCGGCAGCCGCCTGCGCCGGGGCGCCGACGGGACGGTCGGCATCCGCGTCACGCTCACGCCGTGA
- a CDS encoding response regulator: MNDRSPIRVLIADDQDMVRTGFRFFLDAQPDITVVAEAADGETALRLAREVRPDVCLLDIRMPKLDGLEATRLLAGPGVADPLRVVVVTTFDLDEYVYGALRGGACGFLLKDSGPTLLAEAVRAAAVGDSLVSPSVTVRLLKHVTAERDTAPGPEALRPREPLTDRELDVVRLVALGHTNAEIAASMFVSLSTVKTHLGSIQLKLAARNRVEIAAWAWRTGHADDRP, encoded by the coding sequence ATGAACGACCGCAGCCCGATCCGGGTCCTGATCGCCGACGACCAGGACATGGTCCGCACCGGCTTCCGTTTCTTCCTCGACGCGCAGCCTGACATCACCGTGGTCGCCGAGGCCGCCGACGGCGAGACGGCCCTGCGGCTGGCCCGCGAGGTGCGGCCCGACGTGTGCCTGCTGGACATCCGCATGCCGAAGCTCGACGGCCTGGAGGCCACCCGGCTGCTGGCCGGTCCGGGTGTGGCCGATCCGCTGCGGGTGGTCGTGGTGACCACGTTCGACCTCGACGAGTACGTCTACGGGGCGTTGCGCGGCGGTGCCTGCGGTTTCCTGCTCAAGGACTCCGGGCCGACCCTGCTGGCCGAGGCCGTACGAGCGGCCGCGGTGGGCGACTCGCTGGTGTCGCCGTCGGTCACGGTCCGGCTCCTGAAGCACGTCACGGCGGAGCGGGACACCGCGCCCGGCCCCGAGGCCCTTCGTCCCCGGGAGCCGCTGACCGACCGGGAACTCGACGTCGTACGGCTGGTGGCCCTCGGGCACACCAACGCCGAGATCGCCGCCTCGATGTTCGTCTCCCTCTCCACGGTCAAGACCCACCTCGGCAGCATCCAACTGAAGCTCGCCGCCCGGAACCGGGTGGAGATCGCCGCGTGGGCGTGGCGGACGGGGCACGCGGACGACCGTCCGTGA
- a CDS encoding FtsX-like permease family protein: protein MRSPVLPLTWHLARSSGRRGLQSHLLSAAAAAAGALVLLTLLAVYLGADARADRTAWRTPDAVSAKQATAVQTLGTTYVDHQPVTVVSLAQLPNRPTTPAPPGLDRFPSPGHTHLSPALAKLMRELPAERLANRFPAKTGYGTIGEAGLAAPEELVAVIGRTSTDPAITHASEGSALDSLAARARVSGFTGTEPSMFTSFDQDAAVFGGALLVVPVIVLASAAGRLGAARREQRLAALRLAGATPRQILAMTGAESAAVGLAGGFLGAVAYTLLLPVLARVPYGIGTWYTGQLWVGPSWLLAVVAAVAVLTSVSAITTLRGVARSPLGVAQQADPRRTKVIRLVLFVAALLYVAVSARGGGLTTGQSLALIVLVYGAFWTLGPWVVDMLGRLLSRFARRPATLLAARRLSDDPRGAWRTVSGLVLAGLVAGFFTVGQVGIMGYDYPGQVAVRTDQGDSRELAVQARELLAQAKVKASVETPSADVWDGILSGSEGVVVRVRGGQEQIDTASTALSSLSPGNLPFTQDYVNVEGDTTTRLIGRMGLAVLALGFLVAAASAGLTAAATVLDRRRVYGLLRLAGTPLKVLDRARIRETALPLVVLAGGTTATGIYAGMKVNEMFHLETDSSGAVRLALCVGLGTVTMFAALAGSRPLLRKVTAERAQDPD from the coding sequence ATGCGCTCCCCCGTCCTCCCCCTGACCTGGCACCTCGCCCGCTCCTCCGGTCGCCGCGGCCTACAGAGCCACCTCCTGTCCGCCGCGGCGGCAGCCGCCGGCGCCCTCGTCCTGCTCACACTCCTCGCCGTATACCTCGGCGCCGACGCCCGAGCCGACCGCACGGCCTGGCGCACCCCCGACGCCGTATCGGCGAAGCAGGCGACCGCCGTACAGACACTGGGCACGACATACGTGGACCACCAGCCGGTCACCGTCGTCTCCCTGGCCCAGCTCCCGAACCGACCGACGACCCCCGCCCCACCCGGCCTGGACCGTTTCCCGAGCCCCGGCCACACCCACCTCTCCCCCGCCCTGGCGAAGCTGATGCGCGAACTGCCCGCCGAGCGCCTCGCGAACCGCTTCCCCGCCAAGACCGGCTACGGCACGATCGGCGAGGCGGGTCTCGCCGCCCCCGAGGAACTCGTCGCCGTCATCGGCCGAACCTCCACCGATCCCGCGATCACCCACGCCTCGGAGGGCAGTGCCCTCGACTCCCTCGCCGCCCGCGCCCGTGTCTCCGGCTTCACCGGCACCGAGCCGAGCATGTTCACCTCCTTCGACCAGGACGCGGCGGTGTTCGGTGGTGCCCTCCTCGTCGTCCCCGTGATCGTGCTGGCCTCCGCGGCCGGACGCCTCGGTGCCGCACGCCGTGAGCAGCGGCTCGCAGCCCTGCGCCTGGCCGGGGCGACACCTCGGCAGATCCTGGCGATGACCGGCGCCGAGTCGGCGGCGGTGGGTCTGGCCGGCGGTTTCCTCGGCGCGGTCGCCTACACCCTGCTGCTGCCGGTCCTCGCGCGGGTGCCGTACGGCATCGGCACCTGGTACACCGGACAGCTCTGGGTCGGACCGTCCTGGCTGCTCGCCGTGGTGGCGGCCGTGGCCGTGCTCACCTCGGTCAGTGCCATCACGACGCTGCGCGGCGTGGCCCGCTCCCCGCTGGGCGTCGCCCAGCAGGCCGATCCGCGCCGGACGAAGGTGATCCGGCTGGTGCTGTTCGTCGCCGCCCTGCTGTACGTGGCGGTCAGCGCCCGCGGCGGCGGGCTGACCACCGGCCAGTCGCTCGCGCTGATCGTCCTGGTGTACGGGGCCTTCTGGACTCTGGGGCCCTGGGTCGTCGACATGCTGGGCCGACTGCTGAGTCGCTTCGCGCGCCGGCCGGCGACGCTGCTGGCCGCACGCCGGCTCAGCGACGATCCGCGCGGCGCCTGGCGCACGGTCAGCGGTCTGGTCCTGGCGGGTCTCGTCGCCGGTTTCTTCACCGTCGGCCAGGTCGGCATCATGGGCTACGACTATCCGGGACAGGTGGCGGTCCGTACGGATCAGGGAGACTCACGCGAACTCGCCGTACAAGCACGGGAGTTGCTCGCCCAGGCCAAGGTGAAGGCGAGTGTGGAGACGCCGAGCGCCGACGTGTGGGACGGGATCCTGAGCGGCAGCGAGGGCGTCGTGGTCCGTGTCCGGGGCGGTCAGGAGCAGATCGACACCGCGTCGACCGCGCTGTCCTCCCTCTCCCCGGGGAACCTGCCCTTCACCCAGGACTACGTCAACGTCGAGGGCGACACCACGACCCGGCTCATCGGCCGGATGGGACTCGCGGTCCTTGCCCTGGGCTTCCTGGTGGCCGCCGCCTCCGCCGGGCTCACCGCGGCGGCCACGGTCCTCGACCGGCGCCGGGTGTACGGGCTGCTGCGGCTGGCCGGTACGCCGCTGAAGGTCCTGGACCGGGCGCGGATACGGGAGACCGCGCTGCCCCTGGTGGTCCTCGCCGGCGGTACGACGGCGACCGGTATCTATGCCGGGATGAAGGTCAACGAGATGTTCCACCTGGAGACCGACTCGTCGGGTGCCGTACGGCTCGCCCTCTGTGTCGGCCTCGGCACGGTCACCATGTTCGCGGCGCTCGCCGGAAGCCGGCCGCTGCTGCGGAAGGTGACGGCGGAGCGGGCGCAGGACCCCGACTGA
- a CDS encoding ABC transporter ATP-binding protein, with amino-acid sequence MSTVLAGNGLIKKYGPTSALAGVDVEVAERESLAIMGPSGSGKSTLLHTLAGIIRPDDGQVLLRGERIDHWGENKLSALRRKRFGFVFQFGQLLPELPAEENVALPLMLEGMPRRHAVRRARHWFAPLGLAGLEHRRPGQLSGGQAQRVAIARALAVEPDVVFADEPTGALDQSTGEEVIRLLTSVTRDQGAALVMVTHDADVAAHCDRVLQVRDGRVSGYSQYTVA; translated from the coding sequence ATGAGCACCGTCCTGGCCGGCAACGGCCTCATCAAGAAGTACGGCCCCACCAGCGCCTTGGCAGGCGTGGACGTGGAGGTCGCCGAGCGCGAGTCCCTCGCGATCATGGGCCCGTCGGGCTCGGGCAAGTCGACCCTTCTTCACACCCTCGCCGGCATCATCCGCCCCGACGACGGCCAGGTGCTGCTGCGCGGCGAACGCATCGACCACTGGGGCGAGAACAAGCTCAGCGCCCTGCGCCGCAAGCGCTTCGGATTCGTCTTCCAGTTCGGCCAGTTGCTGCCCGAGCTGCCCGCCGAGGAGAACGTCGCCCTCCCGCTGATGCTGGAGGGCATGCCCCGCCGCCACGCCGTGCGGCGGGCCCGCCACTGGTTCGCCCCGCTCGGCCTCGCGGGCCTGGAGCACCGCCGCCCCGGCCAGCTCTCCGGCGGCCAGGCCCAACGCGTCGCCATCGCCCGCGCCCTCGCCGTCGAACCCGACGTCGTCTTCGCCGACGAACCCACCGGAGCCCTCGACCAGTCCACCGGCGAGGAGGTCATCCGCCTCCTCACCTCGGTCACCCGCGACCAGGGCGCCGCTCTCGTCATGGTCACCCACGACGCCGACGTGGCCGCCCACTGCGACCGCGTCCTCCAGGTGAGGGACGGCCGGGTGAGCGGCTACAGCCAGTACACCGTGGCGTGA
- a CDS encoding sensor histidine kinase → MNLALDTKEPAGGDTGRPVRPAKPGCVRVGGIVALLLACVSDFLILGTEDDTAFLWLHLLALAIGLTALLWPERRPPAWLTPQVRTGVPALAAAANVLTLLVAQQKGGFGPGQAVVLLCLLVVAVRGCPPGWALACGLLDGLVLLALPLPYYVVEPDASLLGVTALLLLIGGVTAALAAYLRTLDHRRIRVVTETRRAERLAMAADLHDFVAHHVTGILVQTQVARMMATAEPERGERGVPSDEVRGRLDPVLAGIERAATEALASMRRTVGVLRDHDDEPQAADRRPVGDLAGIDELVRGFDGVGGVDGRTAVLRRDPSVHEDLPHEVQAAAFRVVQEALTNVRRHAADATEVTVGLRCARGDLEVSVRDDGRGGARLPEAARGGGFGLVGLTERVSALGGRIQARPREDGPGWEVVAVLPASPVGGRVS, encoded by the coding sequence GTGAACCTCGCGCTCGACACCAAGGAACCCGCGGGCGGCGACACCGGACGGCCGGTACGCCCTGCCAAGCCGGGCTGCGTACGCGTCGGCGGCATCGTGGCCCTGCTCCTGGCCTGCGTGTCCGACTTCCTCATCCTGGGGACGGAGGACGACACCGCCTTTCTCTGGCTGCACCTGCTCGCCCTGGCGATCGGCCTCACGGCGCTGTTGTGGCCCGAGCGCCGACCGCCCGCCTGGCTGACCCCGCAGGTGCGGACCGGCGTCCCCGCCCTCGCCGCCGCCGCGAACGTGCTGACCCTGCTCGTGGCTCAGCAGAAGGGCGGCTTCGGCCCCGGTCAGGCGGTCGTGCTGCTGTGCCTGCTGGTGGTCGCCGTGCGCGGCTGCCCGCCCGGCTGGGCGCTGGCCTGCGGGCTCCTCGACGGTCTCGTGCTGCTTGCGCTGCCCCTGCCGTACTACGTCGTCGAACCGGACGCCAGCCTTCTCGGCGTGACCGCGCTGTTGCTGCTGATCGGCGGGGTCACGGCCGCGCTGGCCGCCTATCTGCGCACCCTGGACCACCGCCGGATCCGGGTCGTCACCGAGACCCGGCGGGCGGAGCGACTCGCCATGGCCGCCGACCTGCACGACTTCGTCGCCCACCATGTCACCGGGATCCTGGTGCAGACACAGGTCGCGCGGATGATGGCCACCGCCGAACCCGAGCGGGGCGAGAGGGGTGTGCCCTCGGACGAGGTCCGGGGGAGGCTCGATCCCGTCCTCGCGGGCATCGAGCGGGCCGCGACCGAGGCGCTGGCCTCGATGCGCCGCACGGTCGGCGTGCTGCGCGACCACGACGACGAGCCCCAGGCCGCCGACCGGCGCCCGGTCGGGGATCTGGCGGGCATCGACGAACTGGTGCGCGGCTTCGACGGTGTCGGCGGCGTCGACGGACGTACGGCCGTGCTGCGCCGTGACCCCTCGGTCCACGAGGACCTGCCGCACGAGGTGCAGGCAGCCGCCTTCCGCGTGGTGCAGGAGGCCCTGACGAACGTCCGCCGACACGCCGCCGACGCCACCGAGGTCACCGTCGGCCTCCGCTGCGCCCGCGGCGATCTGGAGGTCTCGGTCCGCGACGACGGCCGCGGCGGCGCCCGCCTCCCGGAGGCGGCCCGGGGCGGCGGCTTCGGACTCGTCGGTCTCACCGAACGCGTCAGCGCGCTCGGTGGCCGTATCCAGGCCCGTCCGCGCGAGGACGGACCCGGCTGGGAGGTGGTCGCCGTGCTCCCGGCCAGTCCGGTGGGCGGCCGGGTGAGCTGA
- a CDS encoding peptidoglycan-binding domain-containing protein, with translation MSKPPEPGRTAKRPTIEPTYVMRRRRTEALAELLREFELYKGTTAPNDEYETVAVPPTPAPEPKPAPEPKPAPERILPRTEYETEELPPVMVGEDFGSDTVPRGERRQRQRRRPAPGGGSGLKRAAVVVGVGAAALIGFGAALLLPGGDTEKEARTVTPPPAPSAPATSAPARNDGVDPDGAGTLREGDSGPEVSELQQRLRRIPNVYDNGSTSGEYDVVLKEAVARFQLWYGIRGDETGVYGNDTRQDLESRTAR, from the coding sequence GTGTCGAAACCGCCCGAACCGGGCCGGACGGCGAAGCGTCCCACGATCGAGCCCACCTACGTCATGCGCCGGCGCCGGACCGAGGCCCTGGCGGAGCTGCTGCGTGAGTTCGAGCTCTACAAGGGGACGACCGCCCCGAACGACGAGTACGAAACCGTCGCCGTACCGCCGACACCCGCACCGGAACCGAAACCCGCACCGGAACCGAAACCCGCTCCCGAGCGGATCCTGCCCCGGACGGAGTACGAGACCGAGGAACTGCCCCCGGTCATGGTCGGTGAGGACTTCGGTTCCGACACGGTTCCGCGCGGTGAGCGGCGGCAGCGGCAGCGGCGGCGCCCGGCGCCCGGCGGCGGTTCCGGGCTGAAGCGCGCCGCGGTGGTCGTCGGTGTCGGCGCGGCGGCCCTGATCGGCTTCGGCGCCGCGCTCCTGCTGCCCGGCGGCGACACGGAGAAGGAGGCGCGGACCGTCACTCCGCCCCCCGCCCCGTCGGCGCCGGCGACCTCGGCCCCGGCCCGGAACGACGGCGTCGACCCGGACGGCGCCGGCACCCTCCGCGAGGGCGACAGCGGCCCCGAGGTCTCCGAACTCCAGCAACGGCTGCGCCGCATCCCGAATGTGTACGACAACGGCTCCACCTCGGGCGAGTACGACGTCGTACTGAAGGAGGCGGTGGCGCGCTTCCAGCTCTGGTACGGCATCCGGGGCGACGAGACGGGCGTGTACGGCAACGACACCCGCCAGGACCTCGAATCCCGCACCGCCCGCTAG
- a CDS encoding SpoIIE family protein phosphatase, whose translation MGTKASGASRAATAGEAMAVVDARGLVAGWSEGARRLTGYTAEDVTGRPAADLVDGDAVAVWRTLLTHGDTVVVLRYRDGRRQKVALRVCPLWVPEGERRGFVVTATPDRTERGLGQLAFEQASMSMSIFDTGQRYLRMNDWACQVMGQPEAEFRYQYFLDTVEDAEHSRGFLRHLEIVVETGQPVRYESWTRSPSGRRMHAWTSEMWPVRDHSGRLIGTALAAFDSSEQFWARQRLALLNEAAGSIGTKLDVVQTARELAQLVVPRLADFASVDLLESVLQGEEPEMGPVDGGVELRRAAHHSGTPGVPEAAIDLGSADLYPPSSPPARALLTGEPVLARTGDSSLDSWFARHGARSTKLREAEDHDLSLMAVPLVARGTTLGVAVLVRLLTPEHPDAFDQDDVSLAEELSSRAAVCVDNARRYTRERTTALALQRSLLPKTVAGQAAVEFASRYLPALSQAGVGGDWFDVIPLSGTRVALVVGDVVGHGIHASVTMGRLRTAVWALADVDLPPDELLTHLDDLVEHLAAGDGTDEGEIGATCLYAVYDPVERSCSIASAGHVPPVVVRPDGSVQVVEVVAGPMLGVGGLPFEATDLELPEGSVLALYTDGLVEARDRDLDTGIAALCGALARPVGSLESACDAVLKALLPDTPGDDVALLLARTRALDAEQVAVWNLSEDPALVSNARRLATEQLTRWGLEETVFVTELVVSELVTNAIRYGGAPIQLRLIRDRTLICEVSDASSTSPHLRRARTFDEGGRGLLLVAQLTDRWGSRPSGEGKTIWAEQALPPSL comes from the coding sequence ATGGGGACGAAGGCGTCCGGCGCGTCGCGGGCTGCCACGGCCGGTGAGGCGATGGCGGTGGTCGACGCGCGCGGCCTCGTCGCCGGCTGGAGCGAGGGCGCCCGGCGCCTCACGGGGTACACCGCCGAGGACGTGACCGGGCGGCCGGCGGCGGACCTCGTCGACGGGGACGCGGTGGCGGTGTGGCGGACGCTGCTGACGCACGGCGACACGGTGGTGGTCCTGCGCTACCGGGACGGGCGGCGGCAGAAGGTGGCGCTGCGCGTGTGCCCGCTGTGGGTGCCCGAAGGCGAGCGGCGGGGCTTCGTCGTCACCGCGACACCGGACCGGACCGAGCGGGGCCTCGGCCAGCTGGCCTTCGAACAGGCGTCGATGTCCATGTCGATCTTCGACACCGGGCAGCGGTATCTGCGGATGAACGACTGGGCGTGCCAGGTCATGGGGCAGCCCGAGGCGGAGTTCCGGTACCAGTATTTTCTCGACACCGTGGAGGACGCCGAGCACAGCCGCGGCTTTCTGCGCCATCTCGAGATCGTGGTGGAGACCGGGCAGCCGGTCCGCTACGAGAGCTGGACCCGCTCGCCGTCCGGGCGGCGCATGCACGCCTGGACGTCCGAGATGTGGCCGGTGCGGGACCACTCCGGCAGACTCATCGGCACCGCGCTGGCCGCGTTCGACAGCAGCGAGCAGTTCTGGGCGCGCCAGCGCCTCGCCCTGCTGAACGAGGCCGCCGGGTCCATCGGCACCAAGCTCGACGTCGTGCAGACCGCCCGCGAACTCGCACAGCTGGTGGTGCCCCGGCTCGCCGACTTCGCCAGCGTCGACCTCCTGGAGTCCGTCCTCCAGGGCGAGGAACCTGAGATGGGCCCGGTCGACGGCGGTGTCGAACTGCGCCGGGCCGCCCACCACTCCGGTACGCCCGGCGTCCCGGAGGCGGCGATCGACCTGGGCTCCGCCGATCTCTACCCGCCCTCCTCACCGCCCGCCCGCGCCCTGCTCACCGGCGAGCCCGTGCTCGCCCGCACCGGCGACAGCTCCCTCGACTCCTGGTTCGCCCGGCACGGCGCCCGTTCCACCAAACTCCGGGAGGCCGAGGACCACGACCTGTCCCTGATGGCCGTACCCCTGGTCGCGCGCGGCACGACTCTCGGCGTGGCCGTCCTCGTCCGGCTCCTGACGCCCGAGCACCCCGACGCCTTCGACCAGGACGACGTGTCGCTCGCCGAGGAACTCTCCAGCCGGGCGGCCGTCTGCGTCGACAACGCCCGCCGCTACACCCGGGAACGCACGACGGCACTGGCGCTCCAGCGCAGCCTGCTGCCGAAGACGGTCGCCGGACAGGCGGCCGTCGAGTTCGCCTCCCGCTATCTGCCGGCGCTGTCGCAGGCCGGGGTGGGCGGCGACTGGTTCGACGTGATCCCGCTGTCCGGCACCCGGGTGGCCCTGGTCGTCGGGGACGTCGTCGGTCACGGCATCCACGCCTCCGTCACCATGGGGCGGCTACGGACGGCCGTGTGGGCGCTCGCCGACGTCGACCTGCCGCCCGACGAACTCCTCACCCACCTCGACGACCTCGTCGAACACCTCGCGGCCGGCGACGGCACGGACGAGGGGGAGATCGGCGCGACGTGTCTGTACGCGGTCTACGACCCGGTGGAACGCAGCTGCTCGATCGCCTCGGCAGGCCATGTGCCGCCCGTGGTGGTGCGCCCCGACGGCAGCGTCCAGGTCGTCGAGGTGGTCGCGGGACCGATGCTCGGCGTCGGCGGGCTCCCCTTCGAGGCGACGGACCTGGAACTGCCCGAGGGCTCGGTCCTCGCCCTCTACACCGACGGCCTGGTCGAGGCCCGCGACCGTGACCTCGACACGGGCATCGCCGCCCTCTGCGGCGCGCTGGCAAGGCCGGTGGGCAGTCTGGAGAGCGCCTGCGACGCCGTGCTCAAGGCGCTGCTGCCCGACACCCCGGGCGACGACGTGGCCCTGCTGCTCGCCCGTACCCGCGCCCTCGACGCGGAACAGGTCGCCGTCTGGAACCTCTCCGAAGACCCGGCCCTCGTCTCCAACGCGCGCAGACTCGCCACCGAGCAGCTCACCCGCTGGGGCCTGGAGGAGACCGTCTTCGTCACCGAACTCGTCGTCAGCGAACTCGTCACCAACGCCATCCGCTACGGCGGCGCCCCCATCCAGCTGCGGCTCATCCGCGACCGCACCCTCATCTGCGAGGTCTCCGACGCCAGCAGCACCTCACCCCATCTGCGCCGGGCCCGCACCTTCGACGAGGGGGGCCGCGGTCTGCTCCTGGTCGCCCAGCTCACCGACCGCTGGGGCAGCAGGCCCAGCGGCGAGGGCAAGACCATCTGGGCCGAGCAGGCCCTGCCACCGAGCCTGTGA
- a CDS encoding phosphatase PAP2 family protein produces the protein MPSSAEHRTLNRRVFLRNSLGVSAGLIAAPTLSNLWQAPEAKAATAFAAFVDDYTTNTTANLTPETNAVVRALGGFAEIWKTGDAWNTGAPLQPEILIANMRYCARVTSRRTEAQARQAFITDRQHQSYSVITGLGPLAELYKAGAMAVTAITSAPEGTPPGKISDSVPADAPAGSANGAGSTTSELGKVAQLVNTVRGPFASGNPAKFSYQYPRPWRMNENSEVVDTGETDEFGYPVYDSEVIVVPQLLRQRAENPTEDGGFPSGHTNALHLAALAYAYAVPERFQEMVTRAFEASHDRIISGMHSAVDVLGGRVMATALAAAALADPKNADLKAAARKQAAEYFRAKTGTTADTLYAYAHSAGTDTDPYADRQANARLVEPKLTYVLTRHGRSADLTVPKGAEVLLETRLPYLDAAQRREVLRTTALPSGYVLLDGWEQWGRLNLFEAADGYGAFDTDVTVTLDAALGGFDAADTWRNDITGSGGLVKKGSGSLTLAGANRYTGGTVVEAGVLAAGSKEAFGRGDVRVKGGTLSTGDHTVRVRGGYAQAGVLDVTLDRGTDPALVVDGRAVLERGSKLVVRFDAGQAPRSGSTVAVIGARSLQGRFTEVSVAVEGWTAEQVFTAHGVSVRLRKK, from the coding sequence ATGCCGTCATCTGCCGAGCACCGCACGCTCAACCGGCGCGTCTTCCTCAGGAACTCCCTCGGCGTGTCGGCCGGCCTGATCGCCGCTCCGACCCTCTCGAACCTGTGGCAGGCCCCCGAGGCCAAGGCCGCCACCGCGTTCGCCGCGTTCGTCGACGACTACACCACCAACACCACGGCGAACCTCACCCCCGAGACCAACGCCGTGGTCCGCGCCCTCGGCGGCTTCGCCGAGATCTGGAAGACCGGGGACGCCTGGAACACCGGCGCCCCGCTGCAGCCGGAGATCCTGATCGCCAACATGCGCTACTGCGCGCGTGTCACCTCGCGGCGCACCGAGGCGCAGGCGCGCCAGGCGTTCATCACCGACCGGCAGCACCAGAGCTACTCGGTGATCACCGGTCTCGGCCCGCTCGCCGAGCTGTACAAGGCGGGCGCCATGGCGGTCACGGCGATCACCTCCGCCCCGGAGGGCACCCCGCCGGGCAAGATCAGCGACTCCGTCCCCGCCGACGCTCCCGCCGGATCCGCGAACGGAGCCGGGTCCACCACCTCCGAGCTCGGGAAGGTGGCCCAGCTCGTCAACACCGTGCGCGGTCCGTTCGCGTCGGGCAACCCGGCCAAGTTCTCCTACCAGTACCCGCGCCCCTGGCGGATGAACGAGAACAGCGAGGTGGTCGACACCGGCGAGACCGACGAGTTCGGCTACCCGGTGTACGACTCCGAGGTGATCGTCGTCCCGCAGCTGCTGCGCCAGCGCGCCGAGAACCCCACCGAGGACGGCGGCTTCCCCAGCGGTCACACCAACGCCCTCCACCTGGCGGCCCTGGCCTACGCGTACGCCGTCCCGGAGCGCTTCCAGGAGATGGTGACCCGCGCCTTCGAAGCGAGCCACGACCGGATCATCTCGGGCATGCACTCCGCGGTCGACGTCCTCGGCGGCCGGGTCATGGCCACCGCGCTCGCCGCCGCCGCGCTCGCCGACCCGAAGAACGCCGACCTCAAGGCAGCCGCGCGCAAGCAGGCCGCCGAGTACTTCCGGGCGAAGACGGGCACGACGGCCGACACGCTGTACGCGTACGCGCACTCGGCGGGCACCGACACCGATCCGTACGCAGACCGCCAGGCCAACGCCCGCCTGGTCGAGCCGAAGCTGACGTACGTGCTGACCCGGCACGGCCGCTCCGCGGACCTGACCGTGCCGAAGGGCGCCGAGGTCCTGCTGGAGACGCGGCTGCCGTACCTCGACGCGGCGCAGCGGCGCGAGGTGCTGCGCACGACCGCGCTGCCGTCCGGCTATGTGCTGCTCGACGGCTGGGAGCAGTGGGGCCGGCTCAACCTGTTCGAGGCGGCGGACGGTTACGGCGCCTTCGACACGGACGTCACCGTCACGCTGGACGCGGCGCTCGGCGGCTTCGACGCGGCCGACACCTGGCGCAACGACATCACCGGCTCGGGCGGTCTCGTCAAGAAGGGCAGCGGTTCGCTGACGCTGGCCGGCGCCAACCGGTACACGGGCGGCACCGTCGTGGAGGCCGGTGTCCTCGCGGCGGGCTCGAAGGAGGCGTTCGGCCGCGGTGACGTCCGGGTGAAGGGCGGCACGCTCAGCACGGGCGACCACACCGTCCGGGTGCGCGGCGGTTACGCGCAGGCCGGTGTCCTCGACGTGACGCTGGACCGGGGCACCGACCCGGCGCTCGTGGTGGACGGGCGTGCGGTCCTGGAGCGGGGCAGCAAGCTGGTGGTCCGCTTCGACGCCGGGCAGGCGCCGCGTTCCGGCAGCACGGTCGCGGTCATCGGGGCGCGGTCCCTGCAGGGCCGGTTCACCGAGGTCTCGGTGGCCGTCGAGGGCTGGACGGCCGAGCAGGTGTTCACGGCGCACGGTGTGTCGGTGCGCCTGCGGAAGAAGTAA